A single genomic interval of Macadamia integrifolia cultivar HAES 741 chromosome 6, SCU_Mint_v3, whole genome shotgun sequence harbors:
- the LOC122081077 gene encoding tubulin-folding cofactor B, whose amino-acid sequence MASKLQLPVDESVLLRVTHSNLKSFSADVRFSLEMAVESVKEKLWKKCGTSVDSMSLGLYDDTGTKVSDLSDNRRPLGFYSPHDGYRLHIIDLDPSSVTSGGWLEDTSLVEKYKISDEAYDKMDGTVKKFKEKLASQNPSGHESKVAENYMEDLCANIKVGDRCEVEPGEKRGVVKFVGKAETLFPGFWVGVQYDEPLGKHDGMVKGKRYFDCPPLHGVMVRPDKVKVGDFPERDPFEEDEI is encoded by the exons ATGGCGTCGAAGTTGCAGCTTCCGGTGGATGAGTCGGTCCTTCTGCGAGTAACTCATTCTAATCTCAAGAGCTTCTCTGCTGATGTTCGCTTCTCACTTGAG ATGGCTGTTGAATCTGTGAAAGAGAAGCTCTGGAAGAAGTGTGGTACTTCTGTTGATTCAATGTCCCTTGGGCTCTATGATGACACAGGAACTAAAGTTTCCGATTTAAGTGACAATAGGAGACCACTTGGATTTTATTCACCACACgatgg GTATCGGCTGCACATCATAGATCTAGACCCCTCATCGGTTACCTCTGGCGGCTGGCTGGAAGACACGTCATTGGTAGAGAAATACAAAATTTCTGATGAAGCCTATGATAAAATGGATG GTACAGTcaagaaatttaaagaaaaattagcATCTCAAAATCCATCTGGCCATGAAAGTAAA GTAGCAGAGAACTACATGGAAGACCTTTGTGCAAATATCAAG GTTGGGGATCGATGTGAAGTTGAACctggagagaaaagaggagttGTCAAATTTGTTGGTAAAGCTGAAACCCTTTTCCCTGGTTTTTGGGTTGGAGTTCAATACGATGAACCCTTGGGGAAGCATGATGGCAT GGTAAAAGGAAAACGCTACTTTGACTGCCCTCCACTTCATGGTGTAATGGTCAGGCCAGACAAAGTAAAG